A stretch of the bacterium BMS3Abin11 genome encodes the following:
- the ispD gene encoding 2-C-methyl-D-erythritol 4-phosphate cytidylyltransferase, whose translation MKDERCWAVVPAAGVGRRMGGNIPKQYLELAGEAVLVRTMKRLASCPGISGLFLGVSAGDSYWQEMSFSAPWLKSVCNGGTERSDTVSRILDDMAGVVEQNDWVLVHDAVRPCISHKDIQQLMELAIQTGGGLLGMPITDTVKLADDENKVKKTVPRQGMWQAQTPQMFRYGELRQALLNAKNNGLIVTDEASAMEYAGFYPLMVKGCSENIKITVPEDLQLAEVFFQGQESGS comes from the coding sequence ATGAAGGATGAAAGATGTTGGGCGGTTGTCCCTGCTGCTGGCGTGGGGCGTCGGATGGGTGGAAATATTCCCAAACAGTATCTTGAGCTGGCTGGAGAGGCCGTTTTAGTTCGTACTATGAAGCGACTGGCTAGTTGTCCTGGGATATCTGGTTTATTTCTTGGGGTGTCGGCGGGTGATTCTTATTGGCAGGAGATGTCTTTTTCGGCTCCCTGGCTAAAATCAGTCTGCAATGGTGGAACTGAGCGTTCTGATACGGTTAGCCGGATACTTGATGATATGGCTGGGGTGGTGGAACAAAACGATTGGGTACTGGTGCACGATGCAGTTAGGCCCTGTATCTCGCATAAAGATATACAGCAACTGATGGAACTGGCCATACAAACAGGTGGTGGGTTATTGGGTATGCCGATTACCGATACCGTTAAACTTGCTGACGATGAAAACAAAGTTAAGAAAACTGTCCCTCGTCAGGGCATGTGGCAGGCGCAAACACCGCAGATGTTCCGTTATGGAGAATTACGGCAGGCCCTACTTAATGCAAAAAATAATGGTCTGATAGTAACTGATGAGGCATCAGCGATGGAATATGCTGGTTTTTATCCACTGATGGTAAAGGGCTGTTCCGAGAATATAAAAATCACAGTACCGGAAGATTTACAGTTGGCTGAGGTGTTTTTTCAGGGTCAGGAGTCAGGGAGTTAA
- the ispF gene encoding 2-C-methyl-D-erythritol 2,4-cyclodiphosphate synthase, which yields MIRIGQGYDVHKLVDDLPLVLGGVAIEYGKGLAGHSDADVLIHSLCDAFIGAAGKGDIGRYFPDTDSRYHNIDSRVLLREVVSMLEKDDWKIVNADLTIIAQAPKMAPHIPEMCRLLATDMKIDEKQLNIKATTTETLGFCGRGEGISALAVVLIYKITENI from the coding sequence ATGATAAGAATAGGGCAGGGTTACGATGTACATAAACTGGTTGATGACCTGCCATTAGTGCTGGGTGGGGTAGCTATTGAGTATGGAAAAGGACTGGCCGGTCATTCTGATGCGGATGTGCTGATACATAGTCTTTGCGATGCGTTTATTGGTGCTGCCGGGAAAGGTGATATAGGCCGGTATTTTCCTGATACTGACAGCCGTTATCACAATATTGACAGCCGGGTTTTGTTACGTGAAGTGGTGTCAATGCTGGAGAAAGATGACTGGAAGATAGTCAATGCTGATCTGACTATTATCGCTCAGGCACCAAAAATGGCCCCGCATATTCCGGAAATGTGTAGATTGTTAGCGACTGACATGAAAATTGATGAGAAACAGCTGAATATCAAGGCAACAACGACTGAAACTCTTGGCTTCTGTGGCAGAGGGGAAGGTATTAGTGCTCTGGCTGTGGTGCTGATTTATAAAATAACAGAGAATATATAG